A genomic region of Sulfobacillus acidophilus DSM 10332 contains the following coding sequences:
- a CDS encoding Amidase (PFAM: Amidase~COGs: COG0154 Asp-tRNAAsn/Glu-tRNAGln amidotransferase A subunit and related amidase~InterPro IPR000120~KEGG: sti:Sthe_3489 amidase~PFAM: Amidase~SPTR: Amidase) — protein MASFDLLECTVEGLHSAIESHEATVEEVVDGYLARIEQYNPELHAVVTVNPDARDDAKRLDEDYRKRGGLVGPLHGVPVVVKDQVETRGIRTTFGSVVFDSYVPSEDATIIKKLRDAGAVILAKSAMPDFAASWFSFSSVSGETKNPFALSREPGGSSSGTAVAVTTNLGMIGIGEDTGGSVRVPASFTGIFGLRVTTGMISRTGLSPLVHFQDTPGPMARTVKDLARLFDGLVGYDPSDPMTVAALYHQAGAGSAALSENALKGTRIGVLRQAFGPEHAAESAPVNARVTETLLAMKDAGAEIIDPVAVPDLDAFLAETAMYALQSKSDIDRFLRTKPETGGLTFDEIYRQRQFHEMLDLFHDIAAGPEEPETLPDYFRRRHSQMRFREAILNVLAQKRLDALLFPDVQVLPPTWDDLYAGKWTTMTFPTNTLIASQSGLPALSMPGGLTDDGLPVGVELIGKPYDEPKLLALAYAYEQIADPRRMPKRYA, from the coding sequence ATGGCTTCGTTTGATCTGTTGGAATGCACCGTTGAAGGGCTTCATTCGGCCATCGAGTCGCATGAAGCAACCGTGGAGGAAGTCGTAGACGGGTACCTGGCACGGATCGAACAGTATAATCCGGAACTTCATGCCGTGGTTACCGTTAATCCCGATGCCAGGGATGACGCTAAACGGCTGGATGAGGATTACCGAAAACGGGGCGGCTTGGTCGGTCCTCTCCACGGCGTACCCGTCGTTGTCAAAGACCAGGTGGAAACCCGCGGGATTCGCACGACGTTCGGCTCGGTCGTTTTTGATTCTTACGTGCCCTCGGAGGACGCCACGATTATCAAAAAGCTGCGCGACGCTGGAGCCGTCATCTTAGCCAAGTCCGCCATGCCTGACTTTGCGGCGAGTTGGTTTTCCTTTTCGTCCGTCTCCGGGGAGACCAAAAATCCCTTCGCATTGAGTCGGGAGCCGGGGGGCTCCAGTAGCGGGACGGCGGTTGCCGTGACGACAAATCTCGGTATGATCGGAATCGGTGAGGATACGGGCGGGTCCGTCCGGGTACCCGCGTCGTTTACGGGCATTTTTGGCTTAAGGGTCACCACCGGCATGATTAGCCGCACGGGCCTGTCCCCCTTGGTACATTTTCAGGATACCCCGGGACCGATGGCCCGGACGGTCAAGGATTTAGCCCGGCTTTTCGACGGGTTAGTCGGATATGATCCGTCGGATCCGATGACGGTCGCCGCGCTTTATCACCAGGCGGGTGCCGGCTCGGCGGCGCTTTCGGAAAATGCCTTGAAAGGTACCCGCATCGGCGTCCTCCGGCAAGCGTTCGGGCCGGAACATGCCGCGGAATCGGCTCCGGTCAATGCGCGAGTAACCGAAACCCTTTTGGCTATGAAAGATGCGGGCGCCGAAATCATTGACCCGGTGGCCGTTCCTGATCTGGACGCGTTTTTGGCGGAGACGGCCATGTATGCGCTTCAGTCGAAATCGGACATCGATCGGTTTTTGCGGACCAAACCCGAGACTGGCGGCCTGACGTTTGACGAGATCTATCGGCAGCGGCAATTTCATGAAATGCTGGACTTGTTCCATGATATTGCGGCGGGTCCGGAGGAGCCGGAGACGCTCCCGGATTATTTCCGGCGTCGGCATTCCCAAATGCGTTTTCGCGAGGCTATTTTAAATGTGCTGGCTCAAAAGCGGCTGGATGCCCTATTGTTTCCCGACGTCCAGGTGCTTCCTCCCACATGGGACGATCTGTATGCCGGCAAATGGACCACCATGACGTTTCCTACCAATACGCTGATTGCGTCTCAATCCGGGCTGCCGGCTCTGTCGATGCCGGGCGGGTTAACCGATGACGGGCTGCCCGTGGGCGTCGAATTAATCGGTAAACCGTATGACGAACCGAAGCTTCTCGCGTTGGCCTACGCATATGAACAGATTGCCGATCCGCGGCGTATGCCGAAAAGGTATGCCTAA
- a CDS encoding LamB/YcsF family protein (PFAM: LamB/YcsF family~COGs: COG1540 conserved hypothetical protein~InterPro IPR005501~KEGG: msm:MSMEG_3401 LamB/YcsF family protein~PFAM: LamB/YcsF~SPTR: LamB/YcsF family protein), producing the protein MRHRIDVNSDMGESFGVYRYGADEQLMPYISSANVACGFHGGDPSVMRRTVQLAKRYGVHVGAHVGFPDKLGFGRRYISVSPEEARDYTVYQMGALDAVLRLEGMALNHLKFHGALYMMALTDYTLSAVILKEVAELYPHLKIYTIANSETAKAASHYGLVPVSEYFVDRPYYADTGVKMFGWTVEETGNPRQMAQRVLSLVTHGEFIGADGQKISLAADTVCIHSDTPDASAIARILRETLRDAEIAVGS; encoded by the coding sequence GTGAGGCATCGCATTGACGTCAACAGTGACATGGGGGAAAGCTTTGGGGTCTATCGGTACGGCGCCGACGAGCAGTTGATGCCGTATATCTCTTCGGCGAACGTCGCATGCGGGTTTCACGGGGGAGACCCGTCGGTTATGCGGCGAACGGTTCAGCTGGCGAAGCGCTATGGGGTGCATGTCGGCGCGCATGTCGGGTTTCCCGACAAGCTCGGGTTCGGCCGGCGGTATATTTCGGTTTCGCCGGAAGAAGCCCGCGATTACACCGTGTATCAAATGGGGGCCTTGGATGCCGTGTTGCGATTGGAAGGGATGGCACTGAACCATCTAAAATTTCACGGCGCCTTATATATGATGGCGTTAACCGACTATACGTTATCGGCCGTCATTTTAAAGGAGGTGGCGGAGCTCTATCCCCACTTAAAGATTTACACTATCGCAAATAGCGAAACCGCCAAGGCCGCCAGCCATTACGGGCTCGTGCCGGTTTCCGAATATTTCGTCGACCGACCGTATTATGCGGATACGGGCGTCAAGATGTTCGGGTGGACCGTGGAAGAAACGGGAAATCCGCGGCAAATGGCACAACGCGTTCTGAGCCTCGTCACCCATGGGGAGTTTATCGGGGCTGACGGGCAGAAAATTTCTCTGGCGGCGGATACCGTGTGCATTCATTCGGATACGCCGGACGCGTCCGCGATCGCCCGCATATTGCGGGAGACCTTGCGGGATGCCGAAATTGCCGTCGGGTCCTGA
- a CDS encoding Carbon-monoxide dehydrogenase (acceptor) (PFAM: FAD binding domain in molybdopterin dehydrogenase; CO dehydrogenase flavoprotein C-terminal domain~COGs: COG1319 Aerobic-type carbon monoxide dehydrogenase middle subunit CoxM/CutM homologs~InterPro IPR002346:IPR005107~KEGG: tro:trd_A0566 nicotine dehydrogenase chain A~PFAM: Molybdopterin dehydrogenase, FAD-binding; CO dehydrogenase flavoprotein, C-terminal~PRIAM: Carbon-monoxide dehydrogenase (acceptor)~SPTR: Nicotine dehydrogenase chain A) produces MRYFRPHDLGEALEYLEKNQGETVKIMAGGQSLLVMLRLGLLHPDTIMSLSALEELRHIAIEPDGSLSIGSMVTHQRIATDPVLSDYAPLLPRTARKVAARQIRNLGTWGGNIAHGEPGSDPPASLIVSDAHVELRNRTRSRRVPIDQFFLDYMSTDIQPDELLTRIIIPPQPAHAKTMYLKHTLRDDGDLAICGVALRIVADDHGLIRDVRIGINGASLTPIRARRAEDSLVGQFPDDTLFRQAGELAATACDPMDDAEASAEYRLAVVKALVRRALVETFSEDGQGRVEGAKA; encoded by the coding sequence ATGAGATATTTTCGTCCCCATGATCTCGGAGAGGCTTTGGAGTATCTGGAGAAAAATCAGGGAGAGACCGTCAAAATCATGGCCGGAGGGCAGTCTTTGCTGGTGATGTTGAGGCTCGGGCTACTGCACCCCGATACGATTATGAGTCTCAGCGCCCTGGAGGAACTCCGCCACATTGCCATAGAACCGGACGGCAGTCTTTCCATCGGGAGTATGGTGACGCATCAACGCATCGCGACGGACCCCGTTCTTAGCGACTATGCCCCGTTGTTGCCTCGAACCGCCCGTAAGGTGGCCGCGCGCCAGATCCGGAATTTGGGGACCTGGGGAGGAAATATCGCGCACGGGGAACCCGGCTCCGATCCGCCGGCCAGTCTCATCGTGTCGGATGCCCACGTGGAATTGCGAAACCGGACGCGGTCGCGACGAGTGCCGATTGACCAGTTCTTCCTGGATTACATGTCGACGGATATTCAGCCCGACGAATTATTGACCCGTATCATCATCCCTCCGCAACCTGCGCATGCGAAAACGATGTACCTGAAGCACACCTTGCGCGACGACGGCGATTTGGCCATCTGCGGCGTAGCCTTGCGGATTGTGGCCGACGATCACGGGCTGATTCGAGATGTACGCATCGGCATCAACGGGGCATCTCTGACACCGATACGGGCCCGCCGGGCCGAAGACAGCCTGGTCGGCCAGTTTCCCGACGATACTCTGTTTCGTCAAGCCGGAGAGCTGGCGGCGACGGCCTGTGATCCGATGGATGACGCGGAAGCCTCGGCGGAGTACCGGCTGGCGGTGGTCAAAGCCCTCGTTCGTCGGGCGCTGGTCGAAACATTTTCTGAGGACGGCCAGGGGCGCGTCGAGGGGGCTAAAGCGTGA
- a CDS encoding carbon monoxide dehydrogenase subunit G (PFAM: Carbon monoxide dehydrogenase subunit G (CoxG)~COGs: COG3427 conserved hypothetical protein~InterPro IPR010419~KEGG: cwo:Cwoe_3032 carbon monoxide dehydrogenase subunit G~PFAM: Carbon monoxide dehydrogenase subunit G~SPTR: Carbon monoxide dehydrogenase subunit G), with protein MNVHESIVVAVPGPQLQDIMARRFDEVARCLPGVREIAAEDQYRYRLVVEVKVGPLALSFKGLLELGEPNVTHAGFRMQSHLTDERTGSSVKLVQDIALHPLAEGTEIVLDSEVDLRGKIASLGWGLIRPKMRTMMRDFATNLQAFVERDAAQPLPSD; from the coding sequence ATGAATGTGCATGAGTCGATTGTCGTCGCCGTCCCCGGTCCTCAATTACAAGACATCATGGCACGTCGCTTTGACGAAGTGGCGCGCTGTCTACCGGGTGTGCGGGAAATTGCGGCGGAGGATCAATACCGGTATCGGCTCGTCGTCGAAGTCAAGGTGGGTCCGTTGGCGCTTTCGTTCAAAGGTCTTTTGGAGTTGGGGGAACCGAACGTTACGCATGCCGGGTTTCGCATGCAAAGTCATCTCACGGACGAAAGAACCGGGTCGTCGGTCAAATTGGTCCAAGACATCGCCCTTCATCCTTTAGCGGAGGGGACCGAAATCGTCCTCGATTCCGAGGTGGATCTGCGCGGAAAAATCGCGTCGTTGGGCTGGGGATTGATCCGGCCGAAAATGCGGACCATGATGCGCGATTTTGCCACGAACCTGCAGGCGTTTGTCGAACGGGACGCGGCCCAACCGCTGCCGTCGGATTAA